DNA sequence from the Leptospirillum ferrooxidans C2-3 genome:
TCTCCATTCCTTCCAGTTTCCCTTCCGCTGTCAGCCTCCCCACCCGCCCGATGCGTGTCCGGCCTGTTTTGACGATCTTGAGCACTCTCTCTCCCTTTACAGGGGTCCATTTTTGGAAGGATGGGAGCTCTCCGGATCCGAGCCTTTCGACGACTGGGCCATCGGAATCAGGGACCAGATGGAGACACTCGCGCTCAACAGGCTAAAGAAAGTCCTCAAGCACTATAAAAATCAGGGAGACATCCAGAAAGCCCTTTTTCATGCCCGCTCGATGGCCTCCGTCAATATCGACCAGGAACCCTTTCAGGCCGAACTGTTCACATCTCTTGAAGAGGCCGGATGCCAGGAAGAGATCCTGGAGCGATTCAAGGAGATCAGGAGCCGTTGTCGCGATCTTTTCGGAATCGAGCCGGACGATCGCATTCGTCAGATTTACGAAAGAGCGATCAACGGCAAGGGGCTCATCACGTCCGTCCCTCTCAGAAAAACCGAGCCCCTACTGGAATGGCGGCCCATGATCTATCTGGCCATTGCCGTTTCTTTCCTGAGCGTGGAGGATCCTGACGAGCAATTTGGATGGGTGGAGAGGGTCATCGAAATCTCCCACACATTGATCGAACACTATGGAGGAATACCCGCACAACATTTTGGAACCCTTATCGTGGGCACCTTCGGACATCCTCATATCCGGGAGCAGATGTCCATCCATGCCCTTTTATGTGCTCTTGGCATCAGAAATAAAGTCGACGCGATCGCTGCATCCGGACAAGGTCTTTCAGTCTGCATCGGCATTCACGGAGAACCGGCCATCGTAGCGGACAAAAACACATCGGTCAGTCTGGCCGGAAATGCCATCAAAACAGCCATCAGTCTGGCGGAGAACGGAAAACACTCGGAGGTTCTGGCAACAGGGCAAGCCCTCGAGAGAACCCACGGCCATGTGCTGAGCCATCCGGTTCCGGACAGTCCCGACGGAACGCCTCCCCACCGGACTTATCGGGTTATTTCCTCCATCGATGTCCGGCAACGTTTTAGGGAGATCGATGGAGAATCAAAACCCCCTTTTGTCGGCCGGGAAACAGAGCTTTACCGGTTGACGGAGATCTGGGAACGGGTTCTCCAGAGCCAGTGCGCAATCTTCGGAATCAGAGGGGAGAAGGGGATGGGGAAATCCCGTCTTCTTTGCCATTTCCTCAAAAAAACCCAGACCGGCCCGGTCTTGGTCCGGACGATTTTTTGCCGGCCGGAAACCCAGGGATCCCCCTTTTTTCCGATGGCAGATGAGATCCGGGAATCCTTTGCCGTGGGCAAGCTTCTCGATCAAAAAACCCTGGAAAAGATGTTTGACGCCGTCGGGATCAGAAGCCCCTACAGGCATCGCCTGGGAAAGGTCCTCTCCCAGATTCTGGAGGTTCCCCTGGAGAGCAGCGGAGAAAATACCCCGATTCCCAAGGAAGAGCTGTATCAGGAGGCTATAGAGCTGTTCACCCGTTTCATGCTCCTTCGGCCAGACAAGACACCGCTCATTCTTGCCATTGAGGACATCCACTGGGGTGACCCCTACACCCTCCGGATCCTGAAACGGATCGGAGTTGCCCCACCGGCGGCCCCATTCCTTCTGCTCTTTACCAGCCGGGATACAGCTGATCGCTCCGGAGTGGATTTCTGGAGGGTAGAGCATGTCCTTTTAGGACCGCTTCCGTCCCGGGACATCCGGACATTTCTTGAGGAAATGGACCACCAGGGACAGCTTGGCCCCGAGATCATGGGGAAAATCGAGAAGGACTCCGACGGGATCCCCCTCTTTGTCGAAGAGCTGGTCCGATATTATCAAAATACCCCGAACACCCATTCGCTTCATCCTTGCCAACTTCCCGGCACACTCGAAGACTTTCTCGCCCACAAGCTCCATTCAACAGGGGAAAACCGATTCCTTCTGGGAAAGGCCGCCGTTCTGGGAGAGTCTTTTACACGCGAGCTCCTCCTCCCCCTCTGTTCGGAGGAAGAAAAAAAGAACCTCGATTCCCGTCTTGAGGGGCTCATCCAGTCCAAAATCCTCAAATTCACGGAGGTTGACGGACACATCCTTTACTCTTTCAGCAATACCTTGCTGAGGTACAGGGCCTATCAGACATTGACAGATCGCAGAAGACGAGAACTCCACCGCCGGACCCTCCATCTTCTGGAGTCCCGGGAGACCCCATTCTCCCATGACCCTGAAAAGGAGATCCATTTTCACCGGAAAATGTCAGAACACCAAGGCCGCCGTTCACCGATATGAAAGAAGGGATGCTTTCCCATCCATCAAATGGTTTCTGGCTTGAGAAGCCTGAAGCCATTATCTGTCGGGTTGATCTTTCTGGACGTGTTTTCCGAGAATCGTTCCCCTTCTTTCCGGCCCCGCCAGAATAAAAAGACCAATCAGCAAGGCTGATAAACCCGCAACCGACATCAGCGCCATGTCGAGCCGCCCCCCCAACCGGACCGACAGGGCGGACTGGATCGTGGCATTTGCCGAGGCCAGAAGATTCCCCACCTGATAGACGAGACCCGGAAAGATCCCCCTGATTCCCGACGGAGAAATCTCGTTCAGATAGACCGGGACCACCCCCCATGCCCCCTGGACGAAAAACTGCATCCAGAAAGCTCCGAGGGCAATGACCAGAAGTCCATGGGAACTCCCCCAGAAGGGGGTGCATAAAAGCGCCATCACCGCCGCCATGAAGATCGCCCGCCTGCGCCCCACCCGCTCCGACAGGGTGCCGAGCGTCAACCCTCCAAGGATTGCCCCGATGTTGTAAAGGACAGCGATCCCCCCCACCTCATGGGGGGACAGATGGTGAACTCCCTCCAGAAAACTCGGATACAGGTCCTGGGTCCCATGGCTCAGAAAGTTGAAGGCTGTCATGAGACAAATGGCAAACACCACGGTTTTCCAGTGAACAGAAAAGATCTCCCGGAAATCCGGAAACGCTCCTCCCCCTTTTTCCACAACATGGGATTCCGGAATGTTTTTTCGGATATACAAGACCAGAAAGGCCGGAAGAATAGCCAGCATCAAAAGCCCCCGCCACCCGGTGAGAGGATAGATAAACGCATAGGCCAAAGAGGCCAGAAGATAGCCGGACGGGTAACCCGCCTGCAGGATCCCGGAGACAAACCCCCGGGCAGCCGGTGGAACGCTTTCCATGACCAAAGCGGAACCGGCGCCCCACTCTCCCCCCATGGCAATGCCAAAAAACGCCCGGAGAAGAAAGAAAAGGCCAAGAGAGGGAGCCAGCGCCGAAAAAAATCCAAAAACCGAATAGGCCATGACAACCGCCATGAGGACAGGCCGACGTCCATAACGGTCCGAGAGGATCCCGAAGAAAAGGGCTCCGACAGGACGCGTCGCAAGGGTCAGGAAGATGGCGAGCGTCACCTCGGTCATGGAGGAATGAAAGGTTGCCGCGACATCCTTCAGCACAAAGATCAACAGGAAAAAATCAAAGGCATCAAGCGCCCATCCCAAAAATCCCGCAAGAACCACCCGGCGATGGGCAGGTGCGAGATGCTTCAGGTCACTAAAAAACATCATGAGAACACCCTCGCTGTCCAAACTGCCAAAAGGAAAAAGGATCAAGGACTTTTATTCTGACCGTTGCCGCATCCTAAAATCCATCATAAAAGGGCTTTCTCTCGCACCGAAGCTGTGCAAAGATATTTCAGGGCCCGATCTTTGGGCCACGGGATCAGCTGCCATGCGCTTTAACCCATTAGACCATTCCCAAAATCCCACACAAAGGGAGGATCCCATGGAAGAGGATGAAGACGATGGATTTTCAGGGCTTCGTTTCGGAGAAATGGATGAGGACAAGATCGACTGGTCGGTTGACCCACCGGAGGATCCCGATGATGAGCCCTCCGAACGCACTCCGCGATCCATCATCTCCGCACTGGGATATGATCCCCTGTCCATGGACGATGACGGGGAAGACGACGATTTCCCGATGGATGAAGACAACCTCGGGACGGATCTTCCCCTTGAGGACGAAGAAGACGAGCTCTGACGACAAACTCTCTCAAGACAAAATCTTACGCTTGCGCCCTGACCATCTTTCGAGCAACCGGCAGGCATTCTGGCCGGTATCAGACGATCGGGGAGGGTTTTGATCCCTTTCTCGAAAATCGGTTATTCTGATCCTGTTTCCTCAAGAAATCCTTGTCCATCATTTTTCCAGGAGTCCTTTGCATGCAAAAACAGTTGAGAATCGGTTTTGTGGGACTCGGACGCATGGGACTCAATATGGCCCGGAATCTGTTCGACCGGGGCTACCCGATCACACAAGTCCATGACGTCAACAGGCTTCATGCCGAAAAAGCCGCATCGGAGCTGGGCTCCACAGCAGCCAAGACACTCGGGGAGGTGACAGACGGCGCTGACGTCGTCATCACCGTCGTGGGAAATGACTCCGACATGGACCGGATCTTCTCCGAAACGGGGGATTCCCTTCTTTCGGGATCTTCCGGAAAAATCTTTTTGAACTGTGCCACCGTTCTTCCCAAAACCCACATCGAAACCGAACGCAGATGCCGGAAAGCCGGAGCAAAATCGCTCGAGGTCTCCATGGCCGGCTCCATTCCACAGGCACGGAGCGGATCGCTGTTCCTGATCGTAGGCGGAGAGAAAGAGACCATTGATCGCATCCTTCCTCTTCTCGAAGACCTCTCCTCTTCAATCGTTCTCATGGGACCCGTCGGTCAGGCCGCCAGGATGAAGGCTCTGGTCAACATGGTCATGAACATCAACACCGCTGGGCTGGCCGAAGGTCTGGGGCTCGCCGATGCCCTTGGCCTCGACCTGACGCTCGTCAGGGAGGTCTTCTCCAAAACCGGCGCCATGTCGCGCGTTCTGGAAACTGACGGAGCCGACATGCAAAACAGGGACCATGAGGTCTATTTTTCCGCCTCCCATGCGGCAAAGGATGCCCATATCGCAATCGAGCTCGCCCATGAGGCGAATCTCTCCCTCCCATTGGCCGAAGCCACCGCCATGCAGTATGATCGTATGGTTCGCATGGGACTCGGAGAGCTTGACAAGTCCGGCATTTCAGAGCTGACATTTCGGGAAAGAACTCCCGACAGGGCAGAGAACCGTCCCTGAAAACCCAAACCTCCAGCAAAGAAAGGAAGATCAATGGCAGAAAAGCACACCCCGGAAACGATCGTTCCCATCATTCCGTCCGGAACAGCCGGTCCTTTGGGAATTCTTCACCTTCCAAGACTCTGGACCAAACTGACACTGGGAAACGCTGGACTTCTTCCTGAAGACTATCATTATTGCGGACAGGGGTTCGACCAGTTGACCATCTCCAATCTGGGGCTCGACAAGGATTCCCTTTTGGCTTTTGTCAAGGAGAAGAAACCCACCTATGTCCAGTTTGAGGAGTATGTCAAAAAGCACGGAAAAACCGATGCCCAGACCATCACGATCCACAACGAGGCCATTCGGGGATATATCCATGCTCCGGACCTGGCCAAAAAGATGAGAGAAGAGCTTGGCGTCACCGACGAAACACTCTCCCACGCCGTGGCGCTCAACATGCTTGATGACCTTGCCCTTCTTCACCGCAAGGTAAACCAGAACCGATAAAGCCATTTTTCCTTATATCATTGCTCACCAGCCGGTGGACGCATCCTGTAACCGCGTCCACCGGAATTCTGTTGTCTTAAAATCCTGACATGCCGGATCATGTGATTCTGCTCGTTTTCGTGAACTCGCAGAATGGGGCAAATCGATTTACAAGGATTTACGGTTCGTTTTTATTTTGAGAGAGAGTTGGTTTCAGGCCCTCTCCCTTATTTTTTGCCCCGAAAAGAAGACTCCGTCGAAAAGCCGGTCTTACCCCAGGCAGCGAGGATCATTCCACTATGACCATACGATGGCTAACAGCACTTCAGCAAGACTAAAGTACGGGTCAAGAATCGTCCGAGCCCCTGATAGGAATTCTTTCTTTCCGGTCCAGCAGAATCAGGCAGAGCAAAGCATTCAGGAAGAGACTTTGGTGGACATTGCCTCGCGAGATGAAGACCGGCAGGATTTGTCGTCGATTGACACCGGTCAAACCCCTCTTCCCTATCAAAAAAGATCAGGCCAAAGCCACCGACCAGAACAAGCAGAGGGCTTTCTTTCTGGCAGATTCGACTCATACACGTTTTGCCGTTTTCCCGACATAAAGGTTATGGATTCTTCTCGGGAAACAGCAACCATCTCACATGAAAACATCTCACGTTGCAGAAAAATCGTATCAGTGATACTTATAGAAAATCCTCAAGATTCCTGAATCGCCAGCGGTCCCCCAGGAGATTATCCACTCCATCCCGCTTGGTGAAAAGCGCACATCCTGATGAAAGGATTGGCATTGCCTCCATCCGCATCGGCTGAAAGTCACCAGGTATTCAAAGAGCTTCGCCTTTCAGGGCTATGGCTCATCTGGGCCCTGGCCCTGATGGCAGGCCTCTATGGCTTTCTGTCGATCGAGCGCGCCGCCATCACTCAAAAAACTCTCGAAATCGCCCGCTTCACCGATGCGGTCGTCTTCCTTGAAAAGATCAACGACACCCTGACACTCGACTCCATCTCAAGAACCACTCTTCCTGGGGTTTTGTGGACCCGCTATCGCGACGGCCTGTTATCGCAAGGAGAAACGGTCCTGTCCACCATGACAAACAATGATGATTTTCTTTCCGGAAAAAAACGGGCCGTCCTCCTAGAGACCTCCTCCCTTTTCGACCATTTCCGGAAAGAGATCATCTCTTCCGGCCCCGTTTCCGATCTCGTCAATACAGATCACCGATTGATGGTTTTATCTACCGAACTTTCCGGATGGGCGACAAACCAACGGACTACCTTCTTCCAGAAAATCCGGCTTTTGGACTTTGAAAGGACCATCATCATCCTTGCCACAACCTTGGGCGGACTCATTTACCTGTACCAGAAGAGCCGGCTCCATCGGAAAATCACACGGCAGAACCGTTTCCATCAAGCCCTTTCCCGAATCGACCAACTCATCCTGACATTGCCCGACATGGATCACCTCCTTCCCGAAGCCTGCCAGATCGTCGTCGAGGAAGGAGGTCTCCTCCTGGCTCGCTTCATCAAGATGGACCCTTTGTCCGGAGAAGGAACCGTCCTCACCCATTTTGGAAACGCCACAGAGAATTTCATCCGTCGAAAACACTCAAGCGACCCCGCCAATCCGGAGAAGAATCCCCTCTGGACAGAGCTTTTGGAGAAAAAACAGACGATCGTCTGGAATCAATTAGAGGAGCAGATCAAGAATCCCTCCCTTCTTCAGACTCTCCGGGAAAATGGCATCCTGTCCATAGCAGCTTCTCCTGTTTTACTGGACAGGGACATGTTCGGAGCATTGATCGTTTATTCGAACCAACAAGATTATTTCGATCCGGAACTCATAAAGTTGGTCGATGTTCTCACCCAAAATATCACTTTTGCAATCGAAAACCGAAGAAAAGATGACGAAAGAGCGCTCCGGGAAGAGGAGGTGTCAAGACTTTCCCTGTTCGACTCCCTCACCGGTCTTCCCAATCGCAGACTCTTTCAGGACAGGCTGAACCAGACCATCAATCGCCATCTTCGATCCAAAGGACGGTTCGGAGTGGGGATTCTGGATCTTGACGGATTCAAGCTGGTGAACGATCGTCTGGGCCACCAATCAGGAGACGAACTTCTCGTGAAAGTCTCCGAGCGCCTGAGAGGAGTGCTTCGGGGAACAGACACCCTCGCAAGGCTCGGAGGAGATGAGTTCGGAATCATCTTTTCAGACCTGGAAGGAGAAAAAGAAGCCGCCATCTTCGATCGGGTCATCGCCTCCCTCGCACTTCCGATCCCGCTGGGAAAAGAGCTCGCAACGGTCGGCGGAAGCCTTGGAATCACGATCATTCCTCCCGATGAAGGAGGTGACGAAAGTCTGATCAAGCATGCGGATCTCGCCATGTATGTGGTCAAGGAACATGGGAAGAATGGCTGGGAGGTCTTTCAGCCGATCATGTCCAGATCTCTCGAAAATGCCCATCGGATGAAGGAAGAGCTCGCCAGGTCCTTCAAGGAAAAACGGTTTTCCATTGATTACCAGCCCCAGGTTGAAATGACCTCGGGAAAGATCGAGGGAATGGAAGCACTGCTCCGATGGAACCACCCCGACCGGGGACAGATGAAATCAGAAGAATTTATCGGCGTTCTGGAAGGCTGTGATCTCATTATCGACGTAGAACGATGGGTTCTGGAGGAGATTCTCTCCCATATTCCGATCTGGGCCAAGCAAAATATCTGCCCCAGGGTCCGGATGAATGTCAGTAGCCGACATCTCCTCTCGGGAAGCTTTATCGAAGATCTCCGGTCGGCCTTTTCACACCACCCCGACATTCGCCCACAATCCCTCGAACTCGACGTTTCTGAAACCAGATCCTTTCAGGAAATCCGGAAGGTCAAAGAGGTCTTCGATGAATGCAGGCGCTTCGGAGTCGCCATCACCATCAGCCATATCGGAACAGATCATGGATCCCTTTCCTACATCCAGACACTTGGAATAGACCGGGTGTCGATCGATCAGAAATTTGTCCGAAAACTTCCCAAAAGCCCCCAGGATATGGCCATCGTCGCGAGTCTTGTCACCTCAGCTCAACTCTTGCTCATCGATGTGATCGGAGAAGGAATCGAAACCGAAGAAGAAGGCCATCTTCTTCTCAAATGGGGATGCCGGATCGGTCAGGGGTTCGCGATCGCGCACCCCATGTCCGCGGAAAACATTCCAGAATGGCACAGACAGTATCAACCCTTTGAGTCATGGACCAAATGGAACAAGGTTCCATGGGAACCGAAAGACTATCCCCTTCTGATGGCCAAGGAAGCGGCTCGTGTTTTTTATGAAAACTTCATCTCTGGAATCGGAATTCCCGGTGAAACAAGAGTTGAGTGGATCGACTCCCACCGTTGCCTCCAGGGGAGGTGGATCGACGGAAACGGAGCTCTCCGTTATGGAGACACAAAAGAATTCAGAGAGTACAAAGAGGCTCACGAATCTCTTCACGAGCATATCCGCCAAGCCATTTCAGCCCGGGACAGGGAAGACCATCCAGCATTCGAGGCGCTCAAAAGCGCAATCAGGGAAATCAATCAGGACCTCATCAGAAGAATTGACCGGATCTGGAATCTGGACCAAGGCTGACACAACGCCGCAAAGAAGGATTCCGGTCAAAAGACAAACCAGATGATCTCCAAGAGGAAGATTTTTCTATTCTCTGGTTTAAAAGAGTCCCCCGTCTTTGAAGATGACCGGTTTCTGAGGCCGATCTTGTGAAAACAGGCTTATTTTTTTCCAAGACAAAGCGAGTGACAGAAAGCAAATCCTGACAGAAAAATCCTGTCGACCGTTCGGGGAATTGTCCCCTCTAACGGTCCTGATCAAAGAAGACTCCTTAGTCTCTGGACCCGGAAAGCCGAGCCCGGAATTCTTCACTTCAATCCCCGCCGCAACCCTTCGATTCGGGGGGCTTATAGTCCTAGATCACATCAATAGCGAGCATCAGACGGTTTTTTCCCGTGAGGCCAATCATTGACCTTCCCCGGGAAATCCGGCCGGGGCATATGGGTAAAATAAGCCGATACGTCGACAGCTTCCTGATCCGTCAGCTCACCCTGTCCAAGAGGCGTGTCCATGGAGTGGGAGATGGGCATGTTGTTCCTGACGAAGGCCGCGGCGGTATAGGTTTTGGCGATTCCTGCCCCGATATTAAAGGAATGTGGCCCCCATAACGGAGGAAATAGATAGGAACCGTGAGCATCCAGAAGACCTTCTCCCTGCTTTCCGTGACACGATGCACAGTCTTGCCGGTAGATCTTCTTTCCATCAGGAAGATCGGGCACAAGTCTCTTGCTGATCCCTCCAAGCCCCCGCCCGGGAATCGTATCGTGTCGATGAAAACCATCGTTCATCCAGTTCATATAAGCCACCATGGCGGACATGGCTTTTGAGTGTTTGTCGAGAGCAACCCCATTCATTGAGCGAAGGAAACAGCCATTGATCCTGTCGGCCATATCGATCACCTTCCCCGCCCGGGATGAATAGGAGGGAAACTGGGAGGCAAGCCCGACAAAGGGAGAGGCATACGCCATGGTTCCCGCATCGAGGTGGCAACTCGCGCAGGTAAGCTCATCCCCCACATTTTTTGCAAGAAGAGTCTTCGTCTCGATCATCAGGCGCATTCCGTAAAGGATCTCGTCACGATGGGGATCCTTGAGGATCCCCGCGAGGCGAGGGGCAGCGTAGGATCCCGCGGAAGAGGGACGGGGAGTGATTTCAGAACGGATTCTCCCGATCTGCTCCGGGGTAACCATCGGAGCATGATTTCCCCACGCTGTACGGATGAATGTGACGATCTGGGCCAGCTCCTCATCTGTCAGTCCTCCATAGTTCGGCATGGCGAAAGACTTCGGATACTCCGCGGTCACCGCGGAGCGGGAACCGGAGAGAATCACATGGACGACCGAGAGAGGGTTGCGAGAAAGGATGGACGGATTTTCCGCCAGTGAGGGGAAAAGATTGGCCACCCCCTTTCCGTCGAGCTGGTGACAGGAGGCGCAGAACTGGACATAGCCGAGCCCGCCCGCTGTCGTGAAGAGAGAGGCAGCGGAATGACTCTGGCTCGGTGATATGGTTTCTTGTGGTCCGCCGGGAGAGGATCCGGAATTCCTGACGAGCGATTTCAGATAGACATCCATTGCGTGAAGGTCACTGTCCGTATATTTCTGCGTGCTAAAATGATCCACCTCGGCCATGATCCCGAATGCCGCATTCTGTCCATTGCGCCCGGTCTTCAGAAAGGCTTCGATCCCTTTTATCGATCGGGGATTCCTGAGGCTTGGGGCATACCAAGAATCGATGGTGGCCCCGCTCAGATACTCCCGTCCGTTCGGGCCGCTTTCGTCCATGGCCTTCTCCTGCAATCCGAGGCCGCGAGGAGTGTGGCAAGAGCCGCAGTGGCCGAGTCCCTGAATGATATAGGCCCCGCGGTTCCAGTCCGCGGATTTGGAAAGATCCGGGCGATAGGGTCTGTCCTCCAGAAACAGCCATTTCCACACGGACAGCCCAAGGCGAATATTGAAGGGCCAATGGATCCGGCTTTCTCTGTTCCTCTGGTATATGGGCCTGACCCCGTACATCAGGTAGGAATAGAGCGCATACAGATCCTGGTCGGTGATTTTTGCATAGGAAGGATAAGGCATGGCAGGGAAGAGATTCTTCCCGTTCCGGTCGACTCCGTCCCTCATGGCCCGAATGAACTGGGCCAGGGAGTAGCCCCCGATCCCAGTATCCCGATCGGGCGTGATATTTGTCGAATAGAGGATGCCGAAAGGGGTATTCATGGGAACTCCCCCGGCCAGAGGCTTCCCGCCGCGTGCCGTATGGCAGGCAAAACAATCGCCCAGATGGGCCAGATACTCTCCTTGGCGGATCGTGGCGGCGTCAGGAGGAGGAAGAGTTGTATCGGCCGATGCATGGGAAGTCTGGAAACTCAATCCCAATAAGGCTCCCATCAAACCAAGGAGAAGCGCGGGACGAATCCAGCGAATTTTTCTGAACAGAGCGATTCGACGCATCGGATTTCCC
Encoded proteins:
- a CDS encoding c-type cytochrome, whose amino-acid sequence is MRRIALFRKIRWIRPALLLGLMGALLGLSFQTSHASADTTLPPPDAATIRQGEYLAHLGDCFACHTARGGKPLAGGVPMNTPFGILYSTNITPDRDTGIGGYSLAQFIRAMRDGVDRNGKNLFPAMPYPSYAKITDQDLYALYSYLMYGVRPIYQRNRESRIHWPFNIRLGLSVWKWLFLEDRPYRPDLSKSADWNRGAYIIQGLGHCGSCHTPRGLGLQEKAMDESGPNGREYLSGATIDSWYAPSLRNPRSIKGIEAFLKTGRNGQNAAFGIMAEVDHFSTQKYTDSDLHAMDVYLKSLVRNSGSSPGGPQETISPSQSHSAASLFTTAGGLGYVQFCASCHQLDGKGVANLFPSLAENPSILSRNPLSVVHVILSGSRSAVTAEYPKSFAMPNYGGLTDEELAQIVTFIRTAWGNHAPMVTPEQIGRIRSEITPRPSSAGSYAAPRLAGILKDPHRDEILYGMRLMIETKTLLAKNVGDELTCASCHLDAGTMAYASPFVGLASQFPSYSSRAGKVIDMADRINGCFLRSMNGVALDKHSKAMSAMVAYMNWMNDGFHRHDTIPGRGLGGISKRLVPDLPDGKKIYRQDCASCHGKQGEGLLDAHGSYLFPPLWGPHSFNIGAGIAKTYTAAAFVRNNMPISHSMDTPLGQGELTDQEAVDVSAYFTHMPRPDFPGKVNDWPHGKKPSDARY
- a CDS encoding MFS transporter encodes the protein MMFFSDLKHLAPAHRRVVLAGFLGWALDAFDFFLLIFVLKDVAATFHSSMTEVTLAIFLTLATRPVGALFFGILSDRYGRRPVLMAVVMAYSVFGFFSALAPSLGLFFLLRAFFGIAMGGEWGAGSALVMESVPPAARGFVSGILQAGYPSGYLLASLAYAFIYPLTGWRGLLMLAILPAFLVLYIRKNIPESHVVEKGGGAFPDFREIFSVHWKTVVFAICLMTAFNFLSHGTQDLYPSFLEGVHHLSPHEVGGIAVLYNIGAILGGLTLGTLSERVGRRRAIFMAAVMALLCTPFWGSSHGLLVIALGAFWMQFFVQGAWGVVPVYLNEISPSGIRGIFPGLVYQVGNLLASANATIQSALSVRLGGRLDMALMSVAGLSALLIGLFILAGPERRGTILGKHVQKDQPDR
- a CDS encoding EAL domain-containing protein, which produces MKGLALPPSASAESHQVFKELRLSGLWLIWALALMAGLYGFLSIERAAITQKTLEIARFTDAVVFLEKINDTLTLDSISRTTLPGVLWTRYRDGLLSQGETVLSTMTNNDDFLSGKKRAVLLETSSLFDHFRKEIISSGPVSDLVNTDHRLMVLSTELSGWATNQRTTFFQKIRLLDFERTIIILATTLGGLIYLYQKSRLHRKITRQNRFHQALSRIDQLILTLPDMDHLLPEACQIVVEEGGLLLARFIKMDPLSGEGTVLTHFGNATENFIRRKHSSDPANPEKNPLWTELLEKKQTIVWNQLEEQIKNPSLLQTLRENGILSIAASPVLLDRDMFGALIVYSNQQDYFDPELIKLVDVLTQNITFAIENRRKDDERALREEEVSRLSLFDSLTGLPNRRLFQDRLNQTINRHLRSKGRFGVGILDLDGFKLVNDRLGHQSGDELLVKVSERLRGVLRGTDTLARLGGDEFGIIFSDLEGEKEAAIFDRVIASLALPIPLGKELATVGGSLGITIIPPDEGGDESLIKHADLAMYVVKEHGKNGWEVFQPIMSRSLENAHRMKEELARSFKEKRFSIDYQPQVEMTSGKIEGMEALLRWNHPDRGQMKSEEFIGVLEGCDLIIDVERWVLEEILSHIPIWAKQNICPRVRMNVSSRHLLSGSFIEDLRSAFSHHPDIRPQSLELDVSETRSFQEIRKVKEVFDECRRFGVAITISHIGTDHGSLSYIQTLGIDRVSIDQKFVRKLPKSPQDMAIVASLVTSAQLLLIDVIGEGIETEEEGHLLLKWGCRIGQGFAIAHPMSAENIPEWHRQYQPFESWTKWNKVPWEPKDYPLLMAKEAARVFYENFISGIGIPGETRVEWIDSHRCLQGRWIDGNGALRYGDTKEFREYKEAHESLHEHIRQAISARDREDHPAFEALKSAIREINQDLIRRIDRIWNLDQG
- a CDS encoding NAD(P)-dependent oxidoreductase; translation: MQKQLRIGFVGLGRMGLNMARNLFDRGYPITQVHDVNRLHAEKAASELGSTAAKTLGEVTDGADVVITVVGNDSDMDRIFSETGDSLLSGSSGKIFLNCATVLPKTHIETERRCRKAGAKSLEVSMAGSIPQARSGSLFLIVGGEKETIDRILPLLEDLSSSIVLMGPVGQAARMKALVNMVMNINTAGLAEGLGLADALGLDLTLVREVFSKTGAMSRVLETDGADMQNRDHEVYFSASHAAKDAHIAIELAHEANLSLPLAEATAMQYDRMVRMGLGELDKSGISELTFRERTPDRAENRP
- a CDS encoding AAA family ATPase; amino-acid sequence: MNAGSISENHPEISLQLLGAPTITTGKDPSRRLLPNLCIMLALRILLTAPHRFRRTELAQTLWPDSQDPMNNMRQLLFRMKSMPEEISELIETDREMILVKNPEKILIDLHSFQFPFRCQPPHPPDACPACFDDLEHSLSLYRGPFLEGWELSGSEPFDDWAIGIRDQMETLALNRLKKVLKHYKNQGDIQKALFHARSMASVNIDQEPFQAELFTSLEEAGCQEEILERFKEIRSRCRDLFGIEPDDRIRQIYERAINGKGLITSVPLRKTEPLLEWRPMIYLAIAVSFLSVEDPDEQFGWVERVIEISHTLIEHYGGIPAQHFGTLIVGTFGHPHIREQMSIHALLCALGIRNKVDAIAASGQGLSVCIGIHGEPAIVADKNTSVSLAGNAIKTAISLAENGKHSEVLATGQALERTHGHVLSHPVPDSPDGTPPHRTYRVISSIDVRQRFREIDGESKPPFVGRETELYRLTEIWERVLQSQCAIFGIRGEKGMGKSRLLCHFLKKTQTGPVLVRTIFCRPETQGSPFFPMADEIRESFAVGKLLDQKTLEKMFDAVGIRSPYRHRLGKVLSQILEVPLESSGENTPIPKEELYQEAIELFTRFMLLRPDKTPLILAIEDIHWGDPYTLRILKRIGVAPPAAPFLLLFTSRDTADRSGVDFWRVEHVLLGPLPSRDIRTFLEEMDHQGQLGPEIMGKIEKDSDGIPLFVEELVRYYQNTPNTHSLHPCQLPGTLEDFLAHKLHSTGENRFLLGKAAVLGESFTRELLLPLCSEEEKKNLDSRLEGLIQSKILKFTEVDGHILYSFSNTLLRYRAYQTLTDRRRRELHRRTLHLLESRETPFSHDPEKEIHFHRKMSEHQGRRSPI
- a CDS encoding DUF5069 domain-containing protein, with translation MAEKHTPETIVPIIPSGTAGPLGILHLPRLWTKLTLGNAGLLPEDYHYCGQGFDQLTISNLGLDKDSLLAFVKEKKPTYVQFEEYVKKHGKTDAQTITIHNEAIRGYIHAPDLAKKMREELGVTDETLSHAVALNMLDDLALLHRKVNQNR